Proteins encoded in a region of the Quercus lobata isolate SW786 chromosome 8, ValleyOak3.0 Primary Assembly, whole genome shotgun sequence genome:
- the LOC115956063 gene encoding protein STABILIZED1, whose translation MVFITIPNHKTLSLTLDPNTTTLHSLKLSLHHHTHIPIHHLHRLYLSQSHPLPSQNDAVLLSRLRVTPYSTLSLHLPLLGGSQAQTPTPALTPTPIPPPSKPKLDFLNSKPPPNYVAGLGRGATGFTTRSDIGPARAAPDLPDRTATTIGGPSGAGRGRGKPDEDEDGDEADEKGYDENQKFDEFEGNDVGLFANGEYDEDDKEADAVWEAIDKRMDSRRKDRREARLKQEIEKYRASNPKITEQFADLKRKLYTLSTQEWDSIPEIGDYSLRNKKKRFESFVPVPDTLLEKARQEQEHVTALDPKSRAVGGTETPWAQTPVTDLTAVGEGRGTVLSLKLDRLSDSVSGQTVVDPKGYLTDLKSMKITSDAEISDIKKARLLLKSVTQTNPKHPPGWIAAARLEEVAGKIQAARQLIQKGCEECPKSEDVWLEACRLASPDEAKAVIAKGVKSIPNSVKLWLQAAKLEHDEMNKSRVLRKGLEHIPDSVRLWKAVVELANEEDARLLLHRAVECCPLHVELWLALARLETYDHAKKVLNRARERLPKEPAIWITAAKLEEANGNTGMVVKIIERGIRALQREGLAIDREAWMREAEAAERAGSVVTCQAIVKNTIGIGVEEEDRKRTWVADAEECKKRGSIETARAIYAHALSVFLTKKSIWLKAAQLEKSHGTRESLDALLRKAVTYRPQAEVLWLMGAKEKWLAGDVPAARAILQEAYAAIPNSEEIWLAAFKLEFENHEPERARMLLAKARERGGTERVWMKSAIVERELGNTDEERMLLDEGLKLFPAFFKLWLMLGQLEERLGHLEKAKETYELGLKRCPHCIHLWLSLANLEEKMNGLSKARAVLTMARKKNPQNPELWLAAVRAEMRHGNKKESDILMAKALQECPNSGILWAASIEMVPRPQRKSKSMDALKKCDHDPHVIAAVAKLFWHDRKVDKARTWLNRAVTLAPDIGDFWALYYKFEIQHGSEESQKDVLKRCIAAEPKHGEKWQAISKAVENSHQPTEAILKKLVVALGKEESAAENSKH comes from the coding sequence ATGGTGTTCATCACAATCCCAAACCACAAAACCCTATCCCTAACCCTAGACCCAAACACCACCACTCTCCACTCCCTCAAACTCTCTCTCCACCACCACACTCACATCCCAATCCACCACCTCCACCGGCTCTACCTCTCCCAATCCCACCCTCTCCCATCTCAAAACGACGCCGTCCTCCTCTCCCGCCTCCGCGTCACCCCTTActccactctctctctccacctcCCTCTCCTCGGTGGGTCCCAGGCCCAAACCCCAACCCCAGCCCTAACCCCAACTCCAATCCCTCCTCCCTCGAAGCCCAAACTCGACTTCCTCAACTCCAAGCCGCCGCCCAACTACGTCGCCGGGCTCGGCCGTGGTGCCACCGGATTTACTACCCGTTCCGATATCGGTCCGGCCCGTGCTGCCCCTGACCTCCCTGACCGCACCGCCACTACCATCGGCGGGCCCTCTGGGGCGGGCCGGGGCCGCGGAAAGCccgatgaagatgaagatggcGACGAGGCGGATGAGAAAGGATATGATGAGAATCAGAAGTTTGACGAGTTTGAAGGAAATGATGTTGGTCTGTTTGCTAATGGTGAGTATGATGAAGATGATAAGGAGGCTGATGCTGTTTGGGAAGCGATTGATAAGCGAATGGATTCGCGGCGGAAGGATAGGAGAGAAGCTAGGTTGAAGCAGGAAATCGAGAAGTACCGTGCGTCGAATCCAAAAATTACAGAGCAATTTGCCGATTTGAAGAGGAAATTGTATACTTTGTCGACTCAGGAGTGGGATAGCATTCCCGAAATTGGAGATTATTCGCTTCGAAACAAGAAGAAGCGGTTTGAGAGCTTCGTGCCTGTGCCGGATACGCTATTGGAAAAAGCTaggcaagagcaagagcatgttACGGCATTGGACCCGAAGAGTAGAGCTGTTGGTGGTACTGAGACACCGTGGGCGCAAACTCCGGTCACGGATTTGACTGCTGTGGGTGAAGGAAGAGGTACTGTGTTGTCATTGAAGTTGGATAGGTTATCGGATTCGGTTTCGGGACAAACTGTGGTGGATCCAAAAGGTTATCTCACTGATTTGAAGAGTATGAAGATCACGAGTGATGCGGAGATTTCTGATATTAAAAAGGCGAGACTGTTGTTGAAGAGTGTGACTCAAACGAATCCGAAGCATCCACCGGGTTGGATTGCTGCGGCAAGGCTGGAAGAGGTGGCTGGAAAGATTCAGGCAGCTAGACAGTTGATTCAAAAGGGTTGTGAAGAATGTCCGAAGAGCGAGGATGTGTGGTTGGAGGCTTGTAGATTAGCAAGCCCGGATGAGGCCAAGGCAGTTATTGCAAAAGGTGTGAAATCCATACCGAATTCAGTTAAACTTTGGTTACAGGCAGCGAAATTGGAGCATGATGAGATGAACAAGAGCAGAGTGTTAAGGAAAGGGTTAGAGCATATTCCAGATTCGGTTCGGCTTTGGAAGGCAGTTGTAGAGTTGGCCAATGAGGAGGATGCCAGACTGTTACTGCACAGGGCTGTGGAGTGTTGTCCGTTGCACGTTGAATTGTGGTTGGCATTGGCAAGACTAGAGACATATGATCATGCAAAGAAAGTGTTGAATAGGGCGAGGGAGAGGCTGCCAAAGGAGCCGGCTATTTGGATAACTGCTGCGAAGTTGGAAGAGGCAAATGGGAATACAGGAATGGTGGTGAAGATTATTGAGAGGGGTATAAGGGCCTTGCAGAGAGAGGGTTTGGCAATTGATAGGGAGGCATGGATGAGAGAGGCAGAAGCCGCAGAACGGGCAGGTTCTGTGGTGACTTGTCAAGCCATTGTTAAGAATACAATTGGGATTGGTGTGGAGGAAGAGGATAGGAAGAGGACATGGGTGGCAGATGCGGAGGAGTGTAAGAAGAGGGGTTCAATTGAGACAGCCAGAGCTATTTATGCTCATGCATTGAGTGTGTTCTTGACAAAGAAGAGCATATGGCTTAAGGCAGCACAGCTGGAGAAGAGTCATGGGACTAGGGAGTCTCTTGATGCTTTGCTTCGTAAGGCAGTTACTTACAGGCCACAAGCTGAGGTTTTGTGGCTTATGGGTGCTAAAGAGAAGTGGCTTGCAGGGGATGTGCCTGCTGCACGAGCAATCCTTCAAGAAGCTTATGCTGCCATTCCTAACTCTGAGGAGATTTGGCTCGCAGCATTTAAGCTTGAATTCGAGAATCATGAGCCCGAGAGAGCTAGAATGCTTCTTGCTAAGGCTAGAGAGAGAGGTGGCACCGAAAGAGTATGGATGAAATCTGCTATTGTTGAGAGAGAATTGGGGAATACTGACGAGGAGAGGATGTTGTTGGATGAAGGTTTGAAACTCTTCCCTGCATTCTTTAAACTGTGGTTGATGCTTGGACAGCTAGAGGAGAGGCTTGGTCACTTGGAGAAAGCCAAGGAAACTTACGAGTTGGGTTTGAAGCGTTGCCCTCATTGTATACACCTTTGGCTTTCGCTTGCTAATCTGGAAGAGAAGATGAATGGATTGAGTAAAGCACGAGCTGTCCTCACCATGGCAAGGAAGAAAAATCCTCAGAACCCTGAGCTCTGGCTTGCTGCTGTCCGAGCTGAAATGAGGCATGGTAATAAGAAGGAATCTGATATTTTGATGGCAAAGGCATTGCAGGAGTGTCCCAACAGTGGTATATTATGGGCAGCATCAATTGAGATGGTCCCCCGTCCGCAACGAAAATCCAAGAGTATGGATGCTCTCAAGAAATGTGATCATGATCCCCATGTGATTGCTGCTGTGGCTAAGTTATTCTGGCATGATAGGAAGGTAGATAAAGCTCGAACTTGGCTTAACAGGGCAGTCACACTTGCCCCGGATATTGGAGATTTCTGGGCATTATATTATAAATTCGAAATTCAGCATGGGAGTGAAGAGAGCCAGAAAGATGTGTTAAAGAGATGCATTGCTGCAGAACCTAAGCATGGTGAGAAATGGCAGGCAATATCCAAGGCTGTAGAGAATTCACACCAGCCAACTGAAGCGATCCTGAAAAAATTAGTGGTTGCACTTGGGAAGGAAGAGAGTGCAGCTGAGAATAGCAAACACTAG
- the LOC115956836 gene encoding uncharacterized protein LOC115956836, whose protein sequence is MTGECSGKPLVVVPLAIEVPLELECSFELGVGCKESVDGNNLSQWVTNWIKAFIKSVGTSLEGFEEHITGLLLAIEARKKNKKLKAVDDQMKHGSCGASGGVLLMWDTRVVNKVEEAVGRFSVSCRFTSVSDQFVWAFTGVYGPNSVRDRRFLWEELFGLNSWWNVPWCVGGDFNVVRFPFERSGSTSFTAAMWEFSNFIFEQGLIDIPLQGGSFTWSNTREVASKRGMRPFRFENLWLEDEGFVERVQSWWESYNVLGAPSFVLANKLKLLKNDLKKWNVEVFGNVEERVRKLWQELSDLEKIEDSRALLAEERLELERV, encoded by the exons ATGACTGGGGAGTGTAGTGGCAAGCCTTTAGTTGTGGTACCTTTGGCCATAGAAGTTCCTTTGGAGTTGGAGTGTAGTTTTGAGCTAGGGGTTGGGTGTAAGGAGTCGGTTGATGGTAAtaatttatcacaatgggtAACAAATTGGATTAAGGCTTTTATAAAATCAGTGGGCACTTCTTTGGAAGGTTTTGAGGAGCACATTACGGGATTGCTGCTAGCTATAGAGGctaggaaaaagaataaaaagcttAAGGCAGTAGATGATCAAATGAAGCATG GCTCTTGTGGAGCTTCTGGAGGGGTGCTACTGATGTGGGATACACGGGTTGTGAATAAAGTGGAGGAAGCTGTGGGGCGATTTTCGGTTTCTTGTAGATTTACAAGTGTGTCAGATCAGTTTGTCTGGGCATTTACTGGCGTTTATGGTCCTAATTCTGTGAGAGACAGAAGGTTCTTATGGGAGGAATTATTTGGTTTGAACAGTTGGTGGAATGTTCCATGGTGTGTGGGTGGTGACTTTAATGTGGTAAGGTTTCCTTTCGAGCGTTCTGGTTCTACCTCCTTTACTGCTGCTATGTGGGagttttccaattttatttttgagcaAGGCCTCATTGATATTCCGCTTCAAGGGGGATCTTTCACTTGGTCTAATACTCGTGAAGTTGCTTCAAAG AGAGGTATGAGGCCGTTTAGATTTGAGAATCTGTGGCTTGAAGATGAGGGTTTTGTGGAGAGGGTGCAATCTTGGTGGGAATCTTATAATGTCCTAGGAGCTCCGAGTTTTGTTTTGGCCAATAAATTGAAGCTCttgaaaaatgatttgaagAAATGGAATGTGGAGGTTTTTGGAAATGTTGAAGAGCGGGTGAGAAAATTGTGGCAAGAGCTTAGTGATTTAGAGAAGATTGAGGATAGTCGAGCTTTATTGGCGGAGGAAAGGCTGGAGTTGGAGAGAGTTTGA
- the LOC115956064 gene encoding protochlorophyllide reductase-like, giving the protein MALQAALSVPSAISIHKEVKSNVSLKESGLFGVSVSEPLKAEIKCPLIRKQEVRKRKLLVGTIRAQTATTSPTLGEAAPEAKKTLRKGNVIITGASSGLGLATAKALADTGKWHIIMACRNFLKAERAAKAAGIAKENYTVMHLDLASLDSVRQFVENFHRLGRPLDVLVCNAAVYLPTAKEPSFTAEGFELSVGTNHLGHFLLSRLLLDDMKQSDFTSKRVIIVGSITGNTNTLAGNVPPKANLGDLRGLSGGLNGLNGSPMIDGGDFDGAKAYKDSKVCNMLTMQEFHRRYHEETGITFASLYPGCIATTGLFREHIPLFRLLFPPFQKYITKGYVSEEEAGERLAQVVSDPSLTKSGVYWSWNKNSASFENQLSKEASDAEKARKVWDISEKLVGLA; this is encoded by the exons ATGGCTCTGCAAGCAGCACTTTCAGTTCCTTCTGCTATCTCCATCCACAAAGAG GTGAAGTCTAATGTTTCTCTCAAGGAGTCAGGTCTATTTGGAGTTTCAGTCTCAGAGCCCCTCAAAGCTGAAATCAAGTGTCCTCTGATAAGGAAGCAG GAAGTTAGAAAAAGGAAACTACTTGTTGGAACCATTAGAGCCCAAACAGCAACTACAAGTCCAACACTTGGTGAGGCAGCACCAGAAGCAAAGAAAACCTTGAGAAAGGGCAATGTCATAATTACTGGAGCCTCCTCTGGGTTAGGACTGGCCACAGCCAAGGCTTTAGCCGATACAGGGAAATGGCATATAATTATGGCATGTAGGAATTTCCTCAAGGCTGAGAGAGCAGCTAAAGCAGCTGGCATTGCCAAAGAGAACTATACAGTTATGCATCTTGATCTTGCCTCCCTGGACAGCGTCCGGCAATTTGTAGAGAATTTCCATCGATTGGGTAGGCCACTTGATGTGCTGGTTTGCAATGCTGCTGTCTACTTACCCACAGCTAAGGAGCCATCTTTCACAGCCGAGGGGTTTGAACTGAGTGTTGGGACAAACCATCTTGGCCACTTCCTCCTCTCTCGATTACTGCTTGATGACATGAAGCAATCGGATTTCACTTCCAAGCGTGTCATAATTGTTGGTTCCATCACAG GTAATACAAACACCTTGGCTGGGAATGTACCACCAAAGGCAAACCTTGGGGACCTGAGAGGTCTTTCAGGAGGGTTGAATGGGCTAAACGGATCACCCATGATAGATGGAGGAGATTTCGATGGTGCCAAGGCCTACAAAGACAGCAAAGTCTGCAACATGCTCACCATGCAAGAATTCCACAGGCGCTACCATGAAGAGACAGGAATTACCTTTGCTTCTCTCTACCCTGGTTGCATTGCTACAACAGGCTTGTTTAGGGAGCACATACCCTTGTTCAGGCTTCTATTTCCACCCTTCCAGAAGTACATCACTAAAGGCTATGTTTCTGAAGAGGAAGCTGGGGAAAGACTTGCACAG GTTGTAAGTGATCCGAGCCTGACAAAATCAGGTGTTTACTGGAGTTGGAACAAGAATTCAGCTTCATTTGAAAACCAGCTCTCCAAAGAAGCCAGTGATGCTGAGAAAGCACGAAAAGTTTGGGATATTAGTGAGAAGCTAGTTGGATTGGCATAA